Proteins from a genomic interval of Phycisphaerae bacterium:
- a CDS encoding PhnD/SsuA/transferrin family substrate-binding protein has protein sequence MSRRILAWTKITPVMLLAVGCQAGAGRTGRVVQIGTTKADLFGVPAEYRALHMDLEKKFNCPVSFSAQPSGTAIGQQLDMGNVPFAVLTAEEYAEVEDASKLTLLASGVNSLGKTSRQAHIVVRANSHVKTISDCAGKRFAFGAYKDPLTDIAARKALEQAGVPMKKILPEILPPPLAFEGRLYVSPAKSWFDLTVNAGVIDEIDFNKMPESGGNPITGPSKDQFKIVGETAAIPEIVVVAGPSADPQMAETLKNYLLNDAKANEKLCQDLKITGFAPADRAAYDAVKPVFAKS, from the coding sequence ATGTCCAGACGGATTCTTGCGTGGACAAAGATAACGCCGGTCATGCTGCTCGCGGTCGGTTGTCAGGCCGGGGCCGGTCGGACCGGGCGCGTTGTGCAGATCGGCACGACGAAGGCCGATCTGTTCGGCGTGCCGGCCGAGTATCGCGCTCTGCACATGGATCTGGAGAAGAAGTTCAACTGCCCGGTGAGCTTCAGCGCCCAACCCAGCGGCACGGCGATCGGCCAGCAGCTCGACATGGGTAACGTGCCCTTCGCGGTGCTGACCGCCGAGGAATACGCCGAGGTGGAGGATGCGAGCAAGCTGACGCTCCTGGCGTCGGGCGTGAACTCTCTGGGCAAGACGAGCCGCCAGGCGCACATCGTCGTGCGCGCGAATTCGCACGTGAAGACGATCTCGGATTGCGCGGGCAAGCGCTTCGCGTTCGGCGCGTACAAGGACCCGCTGACGGACATCGCCGCGCGCAAGGCGCTGGAGCAGGCGGGCGTGCCCATGAAGAAGATCCTCCCGGAGATCCTGCCGCCGCCGCTGGCGTTCGAAGGTCGGCTCTACGTTTCACCGGCCAAGAGTTGGTTCGACCTGACGGTCAACGCGGGCGTCATCGACGAGATCGATTTCAACAAGATGCCGGAGAGCGGCGGCAACCCGATCACGGGGCCGTCGAAGGATCAGTTCAAGATCGTCGGCGAGACGGCGGCGATTCCGGAGATCGTCGTGGTGGCGGGGCCGAGTGCCGATCCGCAGATGGCCGAGACGCTCAAGAATTACCTGCTCAACGACGCCAAGGCCAATGAGAAGCTGTGCCAGGATTTGAAAATCACGGGCTTCGCCCCGGCGGATCGCGCGGCGTATGACGCGGTGAAGCCGGTGTTCGCGAAGTCGTAG
- a CDS encoding YifB family Mg chelatase-like AAA ATPase, protein MSHAYAIGTLSGLMLVQVHSATLVGIDAVPCEVEVNVSSRGFATPVVVGMPASDVKESLERIRTAIVNCGYEAPDHRTVINLAPADIRKEGPALDLPIALGMLFASDGAAPPTLREYVIAGELALDGRTRPIKGALSMAMMAKREGYRGFILPQANANEAAVVEGLEVFGVSSLTDAVGLLNEQLPIEPTAIDLEETFAKAAAYDVDFADVRGQEFAKRAVTLAAAGGHNLLMVGPPGSGKTFMAKCLPTILPPLSISESLETTRVWSAAGKLASGASLMATRPVRTPHHSASAPALVGGGTVPQAGEVSLAHHGILFLDEFPEFQRTILETLRQPLEDGCVTIARSHSVVRFPAEFMLVAAMNPCPCGYLSDPRKPCKCSQPQVEKYLSRVSGPLIDRIDIHVTVPAVPFNELRHSKPGTASATMRGHVLEARQRQQARFNGQATKVNARMGPRLVRKHCPLDDAGEMILKQAMTELGLSARAHDKVLRVARTIADVEGSERIKPEHLSEAVNYRQLDRQR, encoded by the coding sequence TTGTCGCACGCCTACGCAATCGGTACGCTTTCGGGCCTCATGCTGGTTCAAGTTCATAGCGCGACGCTGGTCGGCATCGACGCCGTTCCGTGCGAGGTGGAGGTCAACGTCTCCTCTCGCGGGTTCGCCACGCCCGTCGTCGTGGGGATGCCCGCCTCGGACGTGAAGGAGAGCCTCGAACGCATCCGCACGGCGATCGTCAACTGCGGGTACGAAGCCCCGGATCATCGCACTGTCATCAACCTCGCTCCGGCGGATATCCGCAAGGAAGGCCCGGCGTTGGATCTGCCGATCGCGCTGGGGATGCTTTTCGCATCCGATGGCGCGGCCCCGCCGACGCTGCGGGAATATGTCATCGCCGGCGAATTGGCGCTGGATGGCCGCACGCGGCCGATCAAGGGCGCGCTGTCCATGGCGATGATGGCCAAACGCGAGGGCTATCGCGGCTTCATCCTCCCGCAGGCCAACGCCAACGAGGCCGCCGTCGTCGAGGGGCTCGAAGTTTTCGGCGTCTCGTCGCTGACGGATGCGGTCGGGCTGCTAAACGAGCAACTGCCCATCGAGCCGACGGCGATCGATCTGGAGGAGACATTTGCGAAGGCCGCGGCCTACGACGTCGATTTCGCGGATGTCCGCGGGCAGGAGTTCGCCAAGCGGGCGGTCACGCTCGCCGCGGCCGGGGGACACAACCTGCTGATGGTCGGCCCGCCCGGCTCCGGCAAGACCTTCATGGCCAAGTGCCTGCCGACGATCCTGCCGCCCCTTTCCATTTCAGAATCACTCGAAACGACGCGCGTCTGGTCCGCCGCGGGCAAGCTCGCCTCTGGGGCGTCGCTCATGGCGACGCGACCGGTGCGGACGCCGCACCACTCCGCCAGCGCCCCGGCCCTCGTCGGCGGCGGGACGGTCCCGCAGGCGGGCGAAGTCTCGCTCGCCCACCACGGCATCCTGTTTCTCGACGAGTTCCCCGAGTTCCAGCGCACGATCCTCGAAACGCTCCGCCAGCCGCTGGAGGACGGCTGCGTGACGATCGCCCGGTCGCACAGCGTCGTCCGCTTCCCGGCCGAGTTTATGCTCGTCGCGGCGATGAATCCGTGCCCGTGCGGGTATCTGTCCGACCCGCGCAAGCCGTGCAAGTGTTCTCAGCCGCAGGTGGAAAAGTACCTGTCGCGTGTCAGCGGTCCCTTGATCGATCGCATCGATATCCATGTCACGGTTCCTGCCGTGCCGTTCAATGAGCTGCGACATTCCAAGCCGGGCACGGCATCGGCGACAATGCGCGGTCACGTGCTCGAAGCCCGTCAACGCCAGCAGGCTCGCTTCAACGGTCAGGCAACCAAGGTCAACGCCCGCATGGGACCGCGGCTGGTGCGGAAGCATTGCCCGCTGGACGATGCGGGAGAGATGATCCTCAAACAGGCGATGACGGAGTTGGGACTGTCGGCGCGGGCACACGACAAGGTCCTCCGCGTAGCGCGGACGATCGCGGATGTGGAGGGCTCAGAGCGGATCAAGCCGGAGCATCTGAGTGAGGCGGTGAACTATCGGCAGTTGGATCGGCAGCGATGA
- a CDS encoding BtpA/SgcQ family protein: MIHVGALPGTPRSKSTVAEIAASAVNEAKLLADGGVDAILLENMHDVPYLNRQVGPEIVAAMTAICAAVRQAVALPLGVQILAGANREAVAVAHASGCQFVRCEGFVFAHVADEGLMPEADAGPLLRYRKMIGAEEVAILADVKKKHSSHAITADVDLAETAQAAEFFGASGVVVTGPATGRPTSVDDLAAVRKAVNIPVFVGSGVTPENAKALAPHAHAFFVGSYLKKDGYWANKPDPDRVASTVRVVRSL; the protein is encoded by the coding sequence ATGATTCACGTCGGCGCGCTGCCGGGTACGCCTCGCTCGAAATCCACCGTCGCCGAGATTGCCGCGAGTGCCGTTAACGAAGCCAAGCTCCTCGCCGACGGCGGCGTGGATGCGATCCTGCTGGAAAACATGCACGACGTGCCGTACTTGAACCGGCAAGTTGGGCCGGAGATCGTCGCGGCGATGACGGCGATCTGCGCGGCGGTGCGGCAGGCCGTCGCGCTGCCCCTCGGCGTGCAGATCCTCGCCGGGGCCAACCGCGAGGCCGTCGCCGTCGCCCACGCGAGCGGCTGCCAGTTCGTCCGCTGCGAGGGCTTCGTCTTCGCCCACGTCGCCGACGAGGGGCTGATGCCCGAGGCCGACGCCGGGCCGCTCCTGCGCTATCGCAAGATGATCGGCGCGGAAGAGGTCGCGATCCTCGCCGACGTGAAGAAAAAGCACTCATCGCACGCGATCACCGCCGACGTGGACCTCGCCGAGACCGCCCAGGCCGCCGAGTTCTTCGGGGCCTCCGGCGTTGTCGTTACCGGCCCGGCGACCGGCCGCCCGACGAGCGTCGACGACCTCGCCGCCGTCCGCAAGGCCGTGAACATCCCCGTCTTCGTCGGCTCCGGCGTCACGCCGGAAAACGCGAAGGCCCTCGCCCCGCACGCGCACGCCTTTTTCGTTGGGAGCTATCTCAAGAAAGACGGCTATTGGGCCAATAAACCCGATCCAGATCGCGTTGCTTCTACGGTGCGGGTTGTTCGATCCCTCTAG
- a CDS encoding gamma-glutamyl-gamma-aminobutyrate hydrolase family protein (Members of this family of hydrolases with an active site Cys residue belong to MEROPS family C26.) has protein sequence MPRPIIGVTCSVDAEGDSSPKPRAFLNMAYTDAIFAAGGLAQPVPIPERPDARLIAELIDSYDALLFTGGADVNPHQYGQIPHASTIAMHERRDVFEVEFFRAADAADKPILSICLGCQIASVARGGCLIQHVDDLPRKTAIEHHKPNHGTAYHDVEIATDSMLAKIVGRTRMEVNSRHHQVVDREQVGGSLKPVAFAPDGIVEAVEDQNKRFFLAVQWHPEDMIDRPEQLRLFAALVNAARKC, from the coding sequence ATGCCCCGTCCCATCATCGGCGTAACGTGCAGCGTGGACGCGGAAGGCGATTCGTCGCCCAAGCCGCGGGCCTTTCTCAACATGGCGTATACCGACGCGATCTTCGCGGCGGGCGGTCTGGCCCAGCCGGTGCCGATCCCGGAGCGACCGGATGCGCGGTTGATTGCCGAACTCATCGATTCCTACGACGCGCTCCTGTTCACCGGCGGGGCGGACGTGAACCCTCACCAGTACGGTCAGATCCCGCACGCCAGCACCATCGCGATGCACGAGCGGCGCGACGTCTTCGAGGTCGAGTTCTTCCGCGCGGCGGATGCGGCGGACAAGCCGATCCTGTCGATCTGCCTCGGCTGCCAGATCGCCAGCGTGGCCCGCGGGGGCTGTCTGATTCAGCACGTCGATGATCTGCCGCGCAAGACGGCGATCGAACATCACAAGCCCAACCACGGGACGGCGTACCACGACGTCGAGATTGCGACGGATTCGATGCTGGCCAAAATCGTCGGCCGCACGCGGATGGAGGTAAACAGCCGGCATCATCAGGTCGTAGACCGCGAGCAGGTCGGCGGGAGCCTGAAGCCTGTTGCCTTCGCGCCGGACGGTATTGTCGAGGCGGTCGAAGACCAGAACAAGCGATTTTTCCTCGCCGTCCAGTGGCACCCCGAGGACATGATCGACCGACCGGAGCAGTTGAGGTTGTTTGCGGCGCTGGTTAACGCGGCGCGGAAGTGTTGA
- a CDS encoding maleylpyruvate isomerase N-terminal domain-containing protein, whose protein sequence is MTRGKLAPGFSCDFERRLVELDMNVRDAILQRTTDRIMRMRAALERFDDASAEREKIGPKWNVRDLIGHFVYWTDEGAKQIPELAAGRALPAYDLERINDDVFKKNRRMSFVMLLPQLRAAEERLLAAIRTAPPDQLIDTPLREWIDGAGSEHYDHHWPGLKAAAERL, encoded by the coding sequence ATGACCCGGGGCAAGCTTGCCCCGGGCTTTAGTTGCGATTTCGAACGCCGACTTGTAGAGCTTGATATGAACGTCCGCGACGCCATCCTGCAACGAACCACGGATCGCATCATGCGGATGCGGGCCGCGCTGGAGCGCTTCGACGACGCCTCCGCCGAGCGCGAAAAAATCGGACCGAAATGGAACGTCCGCGACCTGATTGGACATTTCGTCTATTGGACGGACGAGGGAGCGAAGCAGATTCCGGAACTGGCGGCGGGCAGGGCGCTTCCAGCGTATGACCTCGAACGGATTAACGACGACGTGTTCAAGAAAAACCGGCGGATGTCGTTCGTCATGCTCCTGCCCCAGCTTCGTGCCGCCGAGGAGCGGCTGCTTGCCGCGATCCGCACGGCGCCGCCCGACCAGCTCATCGACACACCGCTCCGCGAATGGATCGACGGGGCGGGCAGCGAGCACTACGACCATCACTGGCCGGGGTTGAAGGCGGCGGCGGAGCGGCTCTGA
- a CDS encoding class I SAM-dependent methyltransferase: protein MTSTLAVPVREVAAQPPFTCVGCGKSQAPPRPVLKAAPPDRPFDLVRCPDCTLVQQFPRYTPAQFRKLYAADYYVFGESDEHRWARVVQQYVVHLLPLEDRPGRRLLDVGCALGHLAALARLRGWRVTGIDVSAEAVSQASVRFGLDVRAGSLARHRDTLGPFDAIFLGDCIEHVEEPAALLTDVRRALTSDGLVCIDTPNWASRWRRWGGQRWLGLNRYHVNLFDADSLGRLLEASGFADIRAAAYTHYRYEAWTTRPEMLGWLNKLPRFIAWRVARWLTRFNANSPWAQLRTSPPVNLNQARELVIDYALRTDEFLPASLAVGDNLIIQARRK, encoded by the coding sequence ATGACCAGCACCCTCGCCGTGCCCGTTCGCGAAGTCGCCGCCCAACCGCCCTTCACCTGCGTCGGCTGCGGGAAGTCGCAAGCCCCCCCCAGACCGGTCTTGAAGGCCGCCCCTCCCGATCGGCCCTTTGACCTGGTGAGGTGCCCGGATTGCACGCTGGTCCAACAATTCCCCCGCTATACGCCCGCCCAATTCCGCAAGCTTTACGCGGCCGATTATTACGTCTTCGGAGAGTCGGACGAACATCGCTGGGCCCGGGTGGTCCAGCAATACGTCGTGCACTTGCTCCCGTTGGAGGATCGACCGGGGCGGCGGCTTCTGGATGTCGGCTGCGCGCTCGGTCATCTCGCGGCACTGGCGCGGCTGCGCGGCTGGCGGGTGACGGGGATCGATGTCTCAGCCGAGGCCGTCAGCCAGGCGTCGGTGCGGTTCGGTCTCGACGTCCGCGCGGGCAGCCTCGCTCGACATCGCGATACGCTCGGCCCGTTCGACGCGATCTTTCTGGGCGACTGCATCGAACATGTCGAAGAACCGGCGGCGCTTCTGACGGATGTTCGCCGCGCATTGACATCCGACGGTCTGGTCTGCATCGACACGCCGAACTGGGCGAGCCGCTGGCGGCGCTGGGGCGGTCAGCGCTGGCTGGGCCTGAATCGCTACCACGTCAACCTGTTCGACGCGGATTCGCTCGGGCGATTGCTGGAGGCGTCCGGCTTCGCGGACATCCGCGCCGCCGCCTACACGCACTATCGCTATGAAGCCTGGACGACGCGACCGGAGATGCTCGGCTGGCTCAACAAGTTGCCGCGATTCATCGCGTGGCGCGTCGCACGATGGCTCACGCGGTTCAATGCGAATAGCCCGTGGGCACAACTCCGCACGAGCCCGCCCGTCAATCTCAACCAGGCCCGCGAGCTCGTCATCGACTACGCCCTTCGCACCGACGAGTTTCTCCCCGCGTCGCTGGCGGTCGGCGACAATCTCATCATCCAGGCCCGCCGGAAATAA
- a CDS encoding tetratricopeptide repeat protein, with protein sequence MASIPSNPDGVLNPANRPGNRGVVAAAIAAACLFVTVAHWPVLSANALFIDDGIFIFDNPLVLSPSWESARRFFAELLQPSTVMGYSMPLSMISLMVDVGMGGSAENLLPFHRASLLLHLISTALVILILHRLFKRPLIAAAVGVLFGVHPLTVEPVAWLSDRKTILCAMFTLASMWTYLRHVARPGWSNYSASIAFFVMASLSKPSSLTLPVVLLLIDWWPLGRRSRRVVWEKAPYFIVAAAFVAITLISQIPTAEVGLLDDGPRFRVPLVLCHNIVYYLYEIVWPRHLRPLYLSPEPLDLSHPMIRAGVIGTAILIPFLLISLRWTRALLAGWLIFFVALFPSSGVFRVSDSIAWDRYLYLPSIGLLMIVAWVLTRAADALRGRRSPQIILAAVVLVLIGLEIVGTRRQLDVWQDSETLVRYTLSLEPRSSVLHNRLGAMLEEAGRADEAFAEYQEAVRQTPNNPQAQNSLAQALSARGRDAEAIEHYKTALRVKYVPYDVHYNYALLLARQGRPQEAIAQLRASLAMRPDFINSRVHLANLLADTGQFAEAVEHYRLALAARPDSANLHNNLGSALRNLGRVDEAIEEFETALDIDANYVSSIINHANALRQQGRLESAIARYREALAVDPSQGAAHFNLGTALLEQRKFAEAVSALLEAMRLLPTNAEVRYQLGCAIEAQGRPIDAFRQYREALRLDPNHAGAKSKLSRN encoded by the coding sequence TTGGCTTCAATTCCTTCCAACCCGGACGGCGTCCTGAACCCCGCGAACCGACCCGGCAATCGTGGGGTCGTCGCGGCGGCCATTGCCGCAGCCTGTCTCTTCGTCACGGTCGCCCATTGGCCCGTTCTGTCGGCAAATGCCCTTTTTATCGACGACGGCATTTTCATTTTCGATAACCCGCTCGTCTTGAGCCCGAGTTGGGAATCCGCTCGCCGGTTTTTCGCCGAACTGCTTCAGCCGTCGACGGTCATGGGGTATTCCATGCCCCTTTCGATGATCTCGCTGATGGTCGACGTGGGGATGGGCGGCAGCGCGGAAAATCTTCTGCCGTTTCATCGAGCGAGTCTCCTGCTTCACCTGATTTCCACCGCGCTGGTCATTCTGATCCTGCACCGCCTCTTCAAAAGGCCGCTCATCGCCGCGGCGGTCGGAGTGCTGTTCGGCGTCCACCCGCTCACCGTCGAGCCGGTCGCCTGGCTCAGCGATCGCAAAACGATTCTCTGTGCGATGTTCACTTTGGCGAGTATGTGGACGTATCTACGGCACGTCGCGCGACCGGGCTGGTCGAACTACTCTGCGTCGATCGCGTTCTTTGTGATGGCTTCGCTGTCCAAGCCGTCGTCGTTGACGCTGCCGGTCGTGCTGCTGCTCATCGACTGGTGGCCGCTCGGGCGGCGGTCGCGCCGGGTGGTTTGGGAAAAGGCGCCCTATTTCATCGTGGCCGCGGCGTTTGTCGCCATAACGCTCATTTCCCAGATTCCCACCGCGGAGGTCGGTCTGCTCGACGACGGGCCGCGCTTTCGTGTGCCGCTCGTACTCTGCCACAACATTGTTTACTACCTGTACGAGATCGTCTGGCCACGCCACTTGAGACCGCTCTATCTTTCCCCAGAGCCGTTGGACCTCTCCCACCCCATGATCCGGGCCGGCGTCATCGGCACGGCCATCCTTATCCCATTCCTGCTGATCTCGCTGCGCTGGACGCGGGCGCTGCTGGCCGGCTGGCTGATCTTCTTCGTCGCACTCTTCCCTTCCAGCGGCGTCTTCCGCGTGAGCGATTCCATTGCCTGGGACCGATACCTTTATCTGCCGTCGATCGGGTTGTTGATGATCGTCGCCTGGGTGCTGACTCGCGCCGCCGATGCACTTCGAGGCCGCCGATCGCCGCAGATCATTCTCGCCGCCGTTGTGCTTGTGCTGATCGGTCTGGAGATCGTCGGGACGCGGCGACAATTGGACGTGTGGCAGGACTCCGAGACGCTGGTCCGTTACACGCTCAGCCTCGAACCGCGCTCGAGCGTCCTGCACAACCGGCTCGGGGCGATGCTGGAGGAGGCGGGCCGGGCCGATGAGGCCTTTGCGGAGTATCAAGAGGCCGTCCGGCAGACGCCCAACAATCCGCAGGCGCAGAACAGCCTGGCGCAGGCACTCTCGGCGCGAGGCCGCGATGCCGAGGCGATCGAGCACTACAAGACGGCGCTCCGCGTGAAGTACGTCCCCTACGACGTCCACTACAACTATGCCCTGCTGCTTGCCCGGCAGGGACGACCGCAGGAGGCGATCGCGCAGCTCCGCGCGTCGCTCGCGATGCGGCCCGATTTCATCAATTCCCGGGTGCATCTCGCCAATCTCCTGGCCGACACCGGCCAATTCGCCGAGGCCGTCGAGCACTACCGCCTCGCGCTCGCGGCGCGACCCGACTCGGCGAACCTGCACAACAATCTGGGCTCGGCGCTGCGGAATCTCGGTCGCGTCGATGAGGCGATCGAGGAATTTGAAACGGCACTGGACATCGATGCGAACTATGTCAGTTCGATTATCAATCATGCAAATGCCCTGCGGCAACAAGGTCGGCTTGAATCGGCGATCGCCCGCTATCGCGAGGCCCTGGCCGTCGATCCGTCGCAAGGCGCGGCGCATTTCAACCTCGGCACGGCGCTACTTGAGCAGCGGAAATTCGCCGAGGCCGTAAGCGCGCTGCTCGAAGCGATGAGGCTCTTGCCAACGAATGCCGAGGTTCGCTATCAACTGGGATGCGCGATTGAGGCGCAGGGCCGACCTATCGATGCCTTCCGGCAATATCGCGAGGCCCTGCGGCTCGACCCGAATCACGCCGGCGCAAAGAGCAAACTTTCACGGAATTAA
- a CDS encoding HEAT repeat domain-containing protein produces MRPLALLLLALGPAVWSAPLRAAPGDAMTFKNNLLPGQWSEHRLKRVILRTTQKDKVPEKLVYRQTAEWLRCNIDEGKPGSMVLYQMMVDQAPKVVSLSRGKKKVSPTPSASRFNLPKGSTRLHSATVTARDAPIQAPMADPVQHAILTAFLDFAHWPEGSVNAGHRWERDISCEGFEGKQTFEFVDLVKVGDQMTARVTLFVEGKFTSGLEREYSFDKGQALLYWSRPERMLVKMEAQAGYERSRGAKPERYELKFNADLARTKSLSEDEQELVKVQLTAFAQALEKLRAKDARSALAICREFRTRWPDSRWLPAVAELESQAAPKPTSDDRLSAEQLKKVLVQTIVAWEAARSTGEHDLRDKAVDTLAQLANEYRTKLARLARDKDDAVRSQAIFAIALGNSPDDLATVQSAVKDKVPKVRAMALAGLAARGKSDVNVELLIARLDDKESIVRRRACQAVAVCVEPEHYSIVAVAEKLGRLMVDDENDLVRKEAIRALAVVGAPADIPRLEKALTHELNQSNRAEIERAIAALRKKS; encoded by the coding sequence ATGCGTCCACTTGCGCTCCTTCTGCTAGCGCTGGGCCCCGCGGTCTGGTCCGCGCCGTTGCGCGCGGCGCCCGGCGATGCGATGACCTTCAAGAACAACCTGCTGCCGGGCCAGTGGAGCGAGCATCGGCTCAAGCGAGTGATCCTCCGTACGACGCAAAAGGACAAGGTCCCCGAGAAGCTGGTGTACCGGCAAACGGCGGAATGGCTGCGCTGCAATATCGACGAAGGCAAGCCGGGGAGCATGGTGCTTTATCAGATGATGGTCGACCAGGCTCCGAAAGTCGTGAGCCTGTCGCGCGGAAAAAAAAAGGTCTCGCCCACGCCCTCCGCCTCACGCTTTAATCTTCCTAAGGGGTCGACTCGTCTCCACAGCGCGACCGTGACCGCCCGCGATGCCCCGATTCAGGCCCCGATGGCAGACCCGGTGCAACACGCCATCCTGACCGCGTTCTTGGACTTCGCGCACTGGCCCGAGGGCTCGGTCAACGCCGGCCATCGCTGGGAGCGGGACATTTCCTGCGAGGGATTCGAGGGAAAGCAGACGTTTGAATTCGTCGATCTGGTCAAGGTCGGCGATCAAATGACCGCGCGGGTGACGCTGTTCGTCGAGGGCAAGTTCACCAGCGGGCTGGAACGGGAATACAGCTTCGACAAAGGCCAGGCGCTTTTGTACTGGTCGCGGCCCGAGCGAATGCTGGTCAAGATGGAAGCGCAGGCCGGCTACGAGCGGTCGCGCGGGGCCAAGCCAGAGCGCTACGAACTCAAGTTCAATGCCGACCTCGCGCGGACGAAATCGCTCAGCGAGGACGAGCAGGAACTGGTCAAGGTGCAGTTGACCGCCTTTGCCCAGGCGCTGGAGAAGCTGCGAGCGAAGGACGCCAGGTCCGCCCTGGCGATCTGCCGGGAGTTTCGCACGCGCTGGCCGGATTCCCGCTGGCTACCGGCCGTGGCGGAACTGGAGAGCCAGGCCGCCCCGAAGCCGACCTCGGACGATCGGCTCAGCGCTGAGCAGCTTAAGAAGGTCCTCGTGCAGACGATCGTCGCCTGGGAGGCCGCGCGCTCCACGGGCGAGCACGATCTGCGCGACAAGGCCGTGGACACGCTGGCCCAACTGGCCAACGAGTATCGCACGAAGCTCGCCCGGCTGGCCCGGGACAAGGACGATGCCGTCCGCAGCCAGGCGATCTTTGCCATCGCGCTGGGGAACAGTCCGGACGACCTGGCGACCGTTCAGAGTGCGGTGAAAGACAAGGTCCCCAAGGTCCGGGCCATGGCCCTGGCGGGACTGGCCGCGCGCGGCAAATCGGATGTCAACGTGGAACTTCTGATCGCGCGGCTGGACGACAAGGAATCCATCGTCCGCCGCCGCGCCTGCCAGGCCGTCGCCGTGTGCGTCGAGCCGGAGCATTACTCGATCGTCGCCGTCGCGGAAAAGCTCGGCCGGCTGATGGTCGACGACGAAAATGATCTGGTCCGCAAGGAGGCGATCCGCGCCCTCGCCGTCGTTGGCGCCCCGGCGGACATCCCGCGGTTGGAAAAGGCCCTCACCCACGAACTCAATCAGTCGAATCGCGCGGAGATTGAAAGGGCGATTGCGGCGCTTCGCAAGAAGAGCTGA
- a CDS encoding prolipoprotein diacylglyceryl transferase family protein translates to MYPTLFKIPYLPDWLADVKSYGVMMMIAFLSGIWMCCRRADRSRANADIELNIGFLGLIFGVAGARAMFVIHYWDTRFANQPNPFAAIFDIRAGGLEFWGGPLLTIPAVMIYLRYIAKASPRWYLDITVPSLAWGLAITRIGCFLNGCCWGSTCVDEHDPAWNKAALPWAVHFPYGSPAMGQQYQFGQLTLPKELIYSRHGGESYPLSRDYIDAALKDEGRTAAQLQSQYQAALTELTRLQTEKAEPAALKLAGEREESARKALMTHELSTGIGVVERQARKYGLTVAELAQLASAYRSKPVHPTQIYEFISGMLICWFLTVLFYYRKRHGILLGWFLILYSISRLLLEAIRQDNPLDVGGLTISQAISVGCFVAGLLWLWIVYTKMPLASPLAVPFEPPEEPDHPAEGRARANANAEAPMARRR, encoded by the coding sequence ATGTACCCAACGCTCTTCAAGATTCCCTACCTGCCCGACTGGCTTGCCGATGTGAAGAGCTACGGCGTCATGATGATGATCGCCTTCCTCTCGGGCATCTGGATGTGCTGCCGGAGGGCGGATCGGAGCCGGGCCAACGCGGACATTGAACTCAACATCGGCTTTCTCGGCCTGATCTTCGGCGTCGCCGGGGCGCGGGCCATGTTCGTCATTCACTACTGGGACACGCGCTTCGCCAACCAGCCTAATCCCTTCGCCGCGATCTTCGATATCCGAGCAGGAGGGCTCGAGTTCTGGGGAGGGCCCCTCCTGACCATCCCCGCGGTCATGATCTACTTGCGGTATATCGCCAAGGCCTCGCCGCGATGGTACCTGGACATCACGGTGCCGTCGCTGGCCTGGGGACTGGCCATTACGCGAATCGGCTGTTTCCTCAACGGGTGCTGCTGGGGGTCGACGTGCGTGGATGAGCATGACCCGGCGTGGAACAAGGCGGCACTACCCTGGGCCGTACATTTTCCCTACGGAAGTCCGGCCATGGGGCAGCAGTACCAATTCGGGCAGCTCACACTTCCTAAAGAATTGATCTATTCGCGCCATGGGGGGGAGAGCTATCCGCTGTCCCGCGATTACATCGATGCCGCACTGAAGGACGAGGGCCGTACGGCCGCGCAGCTTCAGTCGCAATACCAGGCCGCTTTAACGGAATTGACCCGTCTGCAAACTGAAAAAGCCGAGCCGGCGGCGCTGAAGCTCGCGGGCGAGCGCGAAGAGTCGGCGCGAAAGGCGCTGATGACTCACGAACTCAGCACCGGGATCGGCGTGGTGGAGAGGCAAGCGCGAAAATACGGACTCACGGTCGCCGAGCTGGCGCAGCTCGCGAGCGCCTATCGATCCAAACCGGTCCATCCCACGCAGATCTACGAGTTTATCAGCGGCATGCTGATCTGCTGGTTCCTCACAGTGCTCTTTTATTATCGCAAGCGGCATGGCATCCTCCTCGGCTGGTTTCTCATTCTGTATTCCATCTCGCGCTTGCTCTTGGAGGCAATCCGCCAGGACAACCCGCTCGACGTCGGGGGATTGACGATCTCGCAGGCCATCAGCGTCGGGTGCTTCGTCGCCGGCCTCCTGTGGCTCTGGATCGTCTACACCAAAATGCCCCTGGCCAGCCCCCTCGCCGTGCCCTTTGAACCGCCCGAGGAACCCGACCATCCCGCCGAGGGTCGTGCACGCGCGAACGCCAACGCCGAGGCCCCGATGGCGCGAAGACGGTAA